In Kangiella koreensis DSM 16069, the DNA window TTCATCTTTGAGATAAGATAGGAAATTCTCGGCTATGCCAAGGTTACTATATTGTCTGTATATATCGGAGGATGACTTTACAATCTGATCTTTTTGCTCAGGTGAGATAAGAGAATTGATATGATCAAAATGCTTTGAAAGCTCTTTATTTCCGTTCTCTTTGGCTACTCTGGCCCAGGCATATGCCTTTTGAAGGTCTTTTTCACCGGTCAGTCCGTTCAAATAGACGACCGATAATATATATTGTGCATACTTGTCGCCCGCCTTGGCTAACTTTGAGTATAGCTGTTGTGATTCTTGGTATTGTTCATTTTTGAATAACTCATCTGCCTTTGCTATATCCGACTCATTAATCACGTAAAACTCTTGGTTACTTCCAAAAACTATCGAAGAGCAAGATAGTAGAACGATAGTAAGTAGTAATTTCTTGATATGCATAATCCTTTTTTCCTTTGCTTATTAAGTGATTGTCGTTTTTAGGACGTTATTGAAATTAGAATGGTGACAACAATTAATATTCATCTACTAGACAATATAATCATCAGTAGATGAAAATATACTTTAGCTAGGAAATTAATTCAGGGCCAGGTATATAATTGGCTAACCCTGATTTATCGAGCTGTGTAACAGTTTAGAAATCGAACAACTCTCCGAGCAGGCTTTTTTTCTTTTTACGCTTGTAGTGATCGTTGTCACTATATCCATGATGTGCTCGGCTTTGCTCGCGATATTTAGATTCTTTATAGTGGTCATCACGATATCTTGGCTCTTGAGCGTGAGGTTGTGGGTTTGTAGCTTGAGGTGCTGCAGCTGGCGCTGAACGCTCAATAATTTTGTCCAACTCACCACGATCCAGCCAAACACCGCGGCACTTAGGACAGTAGTCAATTTCAATTCCTTCGCGCGAGGTCATTACTAAATCAGCACCATCACAGACAGGGCATTGCATAGGGGTAACTCCTTTAACTTGATGTTTAATATATGTCTTCTTGTTTATAGCAATATTTTGGATGTTTGAGTATCAATCAAGGATAAAGATTGGTCAGCAAATGTAACAACGCTTAGTGATAGAGCTGAATGGTGAATGGATAAGTGTGCGGACTATTTAGTGTGTTCGTAAATATAAATTGTAAGGTTTCACCGAATCAGGCGAATAAGGTAGTAAATATAAGGATTTTTTAGGTAAAATCGTTTCCAAATGCCGTGTATTTAATGTAAAATTCGCGCTCTTAAAATTTTGAAAGCCTTCAAAAGCCTCGATTTCTGGCGCTTTTGGGGCTGTTTTGTACTTAAAACAGAGGATTTGAACGATATGGTAACCATTCGTTTAGCTCGTGGTGGTTCTAAAAAACGCCCATTTTACCACGTTGTAGTTGCTGATGTTCGCGCTCGTCGCGACGGCCGTTTCATTGAGCGTGTAGGTTTCTTTAACCCGGTAGCTCGTGGTAATGAAGAGCGTTTACGCCTTGATAATGACCGTATTCAACACTGGATCGGTGAAGGCGCGCAAACATCTACCCGCGTAGCGACTTTAATGAAACAAGCTGCTAAAGCTTAATTAAATCGTTCTAACAAACTGATTTAATAGGGTTTTCTATGTCACAAGCTTTTAAGCCGCTAATTGTCGGCAAATTAAACGGAGCTTCTGGCATAAAAGGGTGGGTAAAGGTTTTTTCCTATACTGACCCGAAGGAGAATATCCTGAATTATAGTCCCTGGTATTTGAAACTGGATGGCCAATGGCAACAGGTTTTAATTATCAATGGACGTGAGCAGGGAAAGACTGTGGTGGCTCAGCTTGAAGGTTGTAATGACCGTAATACAGCTGAGAGTTACCGTGGCGTTGAGATTGCAATTGATGAGTCTCAACTGCCTCAGCTTGAGGAAGGTGAATATTACTGGCGTGACCTGGTTGGGTTAACGGTGGTTAATGTTGCCGGAGACGAGATGGGAACAGTCGAGAAAATGATGGAAACGGGTGCTAATGACGTATTAGTGGTTAAAACTGCTTCGAAAGAAGAGTTGCTAATACCTTATGTTCCCGAGTATAGCGTGATCAAGGTTGATCTGGAGTCTAAGCAGATTACGGTTGACTGGGAGTTTGACGACCAGCCATGAATCACATGAGGTTCAGCGCATGAACATTCATGTGATTTCTTTGTTTCCGACCATGTTTGATGGGGTTATGGAGCAAGGCGTAGTCGGCAGAGCGGTCAAGCAGGGCAAAGTACATTTTGCTGTGACTAATCCGCGAGACTTCACAACGGATAAACATAGAACCGTTGACGATAGACCTTACGGTGGTGGGCCAGGCATGTTAATGATGACTGAACCGCTAGCCGAAGCAATTCGTTATGCTGAGACTCGCATGAGTCTTGAGACACCATCAGAACCTGTTTACAAAGTGTATTTGTCCCCACAAGGACGCCGCCTGAACCATCAGGTGGTTAAAGAATTGGCCGGAAAGCCAAACCTGCTATTTGTAGCAGGGCGCTATGAAGGGATTGATGAGCGAGTGATTGAGTCAGAAATTGATGATGAAATCTCGCTAGGCGACTTTGTTCTTAGTGGTGGTGAGATTGCAGCTATGGCTGTAATCGATGCGGTGGTCAGAATGCAGCCGGGCGTGCTCGGACATGAAGACTCTGCAAGTGAAGACTCTTTTGCGGAAGGTTTATTGGATCATCCGCATTATACAAGGCCTGAGATTTTTGAGGGCCAGCAGGTCCCGCCCATATTGCTCAGTGGCGATCATGAGAACATTCGTCGCTGGAGGCTGAAGCAATCTCTGGGGAGAACCTGGTTGAGACGTAAGGATTTGTTGGACGACATTCAACTGAATGATGAGCAACAAAAACTCTTACAGGAATTTATTGAAGAATACCAAGCAAGCGCTAACAAGTAGTCTTCGACCGATTAATTTTGAACGAGCGAGAGCTCGAATGAGGAGCATACAGCCATGAGTAACATTATCCAGCAATTAGAAGCTGAGCAAATGAACAAAGAGATCCCGACCTTTGGTGCCGGTGATACAGTTATTGTTCAAGTTAAAGTTAAAGAAGGTAACCGTGAGCGTTTACAGGCTTTTGAAGGCGTTGTTATCGCAAAGCGTAACCGCGGTCTTAACTCTGCATTCACAGTGCGTAAGATTTCTTCTGGTGTAGGCGTTGAGCGTACATTCCAATCTTACAGCCCAATGATTGACAGCATCGAAGTTAAGCGTCGTGGTGATGTTCGTAAAGCGAAAATCTACTACTTGCGTGAGCGTTCAGGTAAATCTGCACGTATTAAAGAAAAACTGGTTCTTAAAAAGTAAGATCAGTTCTTCGCTAAAAAAAGCAGTCCATTGGGCTGCTTTTTTTATGCCTCAAACTTTTATTCTGGTAAAGTTGAAGTTTACCAAGTTTTAGTTGTGGCGAGATGAGCGAATCGATTATTGAACAGTTCTGTGATCAGGTCTGGATGGAGCAGGGGTTATCCGATGCTACCTTGTCCAGCTATCGTAGTGATCTCAAATTGTTCAATCAGTGGCTCCAAAAGCAAGGCAAGGATTTGCTTCGCAGTTCACCATTCGACATCCAGCAATATTTAGCCGAGCGATATACCAAGCAATACAGTAGCCGTTCTACGGCTCGTTTTTTATCATCTGCCCGTAAGTTTTACCGTTACTTAATACAGTCGAATCAGATCAAGGTCGACCCGACACAGCAAATCGACAGCCCCAAAATTCAACCGCCAGTACCCAAGTCCCTAAGTGAAGACGAGGTGGATAGCTTGCTCAGTCAGCCTGATTTGGAGACGGCACTCGGTTTACGTGACAAAGCCATGCTGGAGCTTTTATACAGTAGTGGCCTGCGTATTACTGAGCTGATTTCAGTAGAAGTCAACCAGATTGGTTTCCAGCAGGGTGTAATGCGAGTGATTGGTAAGGGCAACAAGGAGCGATTAGTTCCGATTGGCGAAGAAGCATTACAGGCAATATCGCTATATATCAGACATGGTCGAGCAGAGCTGGCAAACGAAAAAGTTTGCGACTGGTTGTTTTTGAGCACCAGAGGGCAGAGAATGACGCGCCAGACTTTCTGGCATCGAATTAAGCTTTATGCCAAAACTGCAGGAATCAGAAAGCATTTATCGCCGCATACCTTACGTCATGCTTTTGCCACACACCTACTGAATCATGGGGCTGATTTGCGTACACTGCAAATGTTGTTAGGGCACAGTGATTTGTCAACCACACAAATCTATACTCACGTCGCTAAGGAACGGCTCAAGCAGCTCCATAGCGAGCATCATCCACGAGGTTGATGGTTATTAAAACCCATGTTTAGGGTGTAAATGTTTGTAAATCGGCTTAAAAGTTAGCTAGCGACTGGCTAGAATGGCATTCTTAACAGGTGTCTATATTTCTTAAGTTCACCTTTCCATAAATTCATTACGCATCTGAGTGGAGTCCCTATCAAGATGAAAAATCTGTTAATTATATTGATGCTTAGCTTAACTATTCCTTTAGCCTCTGCAGCTACCAAGGCTCTGAGTGAAGAGGAAGTTAAAGTGATGTTAGAAGCGCGTTTCCCGGGTGCATCGATAGACCATGTTTCTCCCTCAGAGGTGGACTCTCTGTATTCCTTCATGTTGCAAGGTGATCTTTATTATGTATCAAATGATGGGAAGTACCTGATCGATGGCAAAATGCTTGATATTTCAACAGAGCAAATTCGAAATATCTCACAGGAACGAATTTCTCAGCTCGATCAAATGAAGTCACCGATGCGTAAACGTGAAATGGCTAAGCTGAAAGATGAAGATATGGTTATTTTCAAAGCACCAAATGAAGAGCATGTCATTAGTGTTTTCACCGATATAGATTGTGGCTATTGCCAAAAAATGCATCGTGAGCGTGATGATTATTTAAGCCGGGGCATTACCATTCGCTATTTAGCATTCCCGCGCGCTGGATTAAAATCAAAATCAGCGGACAAACTACAAGGGATATGGTGCGCTAAAGATCAGCAGACAGCCATGACTGAAGCCAAGCTAGAGCGAAAGTACCGTGAAGGTAGTTGTACGACACCATTTGCTGAGCATATGAGCTTAGTCAGAAAGTTTGGTATTCGAGGAACGCCTGGCATTATCCTCGAAAATGGCGACTTAGTGGGTGGTTACCTGCCAGCTGAAATCATGCGCCAGCGTTTGGATCAGCTTAAGAAAGACACCAAGTAATAGTATTTTAGAATTCGAATGCCTGTTTTGTCACTTGATGAAGCAGGTTTTTTTGTGCTTGCGGCAATTAAAATCAAGGATAAAGCAGGGCTAAAACCTTGCGCCCGTCGCTGGCTAGAATAGTGAATGTTCGACAGGCCGCATCAGTTGCCATCACTTCCAGCGGAGTTCCCATCATTTGCGCTTGCTCCAAAAGATCCCAAGATGGAAACTGCTGATTTTTGCCGGTGCCTAAAATTACCACTTCATAATCGCTAATCTTTAGCTCTTCCAGTAACTCTTTATTAAGTTCGCTTGAATCCACCGGTAGTACATTCTCACGCAACACATCGAGCCCTACAACAATTGGGTCCTGATATGTCGCATCATTGATCATAATAGAGCCTGGGCTATAAGAGCGTATCTTGTAGCTCCCAGTGTTATTATCCAGCGAAAGATCCATGGGTGGTTTTCATCTATTGGAAGGAATCCCTATAATAGCAACTCATTGAACGCTGGATCAAAGTGTGAATTCGACAATTAACGATGACTCTATGAAAAAAATAATTCGACAGCGGCAGCCACAAGAAAGCACTAGCCCTTTGACCACTAGTTCTGTCTTGAATCGAATCTATTCCAATCGCGGAATACAAGACGCTGCTGAGCTTGATTATAACCTGAGCCAACTCCTTCCTTATCATGATCTGAAGGGGATTGATGTGGCTGTGGAGCTATTAGTCGAAGCTATTACTGAGCAAAGGCGCATATTGATTGTCGGGGATTTTGATGCTGATGGTGCAACCAGCAGTGCTTTGACCAAACTGGTATTGACTGACTTCGGGGCAAAGTATGTGGAATTCCTGGTGCCGAACCGATTTGAGTTTGGTTATGGTCTATCGCCTGAGTTAGTTGAGGTCGCCAAGGAGTTAAATCCAGATTTGATTGTTACAGTAGATAATGGGATTTCCAGTATTGCTGGGGTGAAAGCGGCACAAGAGGCCGGCATTAAGGTACTTATTACAGATCATCACTTGGCAGGTGATGAATTGCCGCAAGCGGATGCCATTGTGAACCCCAATCAGCCGGGAGACACTTTTCCTAGCAAAAATATGGCCGGTGTAGGTGTTGTATTTTATGTCTTGCTGGCATTGCGTGCTCGTTTACGCGATATCAACTGGTTTACAACACAAGCTATCGAAGAACCGAATTTGGCGCACAACCTTGACATAGTGGCGCTGGGAACTGTTGCTGACGTGGTGCCACTTGATAGCAATAATCGTTTGCTGGTGCATCATGGCTTGCGATTAATTCGAGCTGGTCGCTGCCGACCTGGTATCAGTGCTTTATTGCAATTAGCAAAACGACAACTGCACAAAGTGACAGCCACCGATTTAGGGTTTGCGGTAGGCCCTCGGCTTAATGCAGCCGGAAGATTAGATGATATGTCGATTGGCATTGAGTGTTTGTTGGCAGACGACAGCAAAACAGCAAAAGAGTTAGCGGATACGTTGCATAGCTTAAACAGCGACAGGCAGCAAGTTGAACAGGAGATGCAGGATGAAGCGCTCTCTAAGTTGGAAGAGGTTGACTGGCATGCTGGAGAGTTTGCACATTCGGTATGTTTATATGAGCCACATTGGCATCAAGGTGTTGTGGGGTTGTTAGCCTCGCGAATTAAAGAGAAAGTGAACAAACCTTGTATCGTTTTTGCCAATGCTGATGAAACTAGCATTAAAGGTTCGGCCCGCTCGGTGAAGGAGGTTCACATACGTGATGCTTTAGCGCTGGTAGATAGTCGTCACCCCCAGTTAATAGAAAAGTTTGGCGGGCATGCTATGGCTGCAGGCTTATCATTGGCTCTGGATAAATTAGAACAGTTTCAGCAAGCTTTTGAGAAAGCGGTGACTGATGTGTTGGGAGGAAGAGCGATAGAGGATGTCATCGAGACCGATGGCGAGCTGATGCCACAAGAGCTGACCATCGAGACTGCCGTAGAGTTAACTCAGGCAGGTCCATTCGGACAAGGATTTCCAGAGCCAGCATTTGATGGTGAGTTTGAAGTCTTGAATCATCGGATTGTTGGTGAGAACCATTTGAAATTGACCTTGCAAAAATACGGCCAGCAAGATCCAATCCAAGCGATTGCTTTTAGAATCGATGTGGAAGACTGGTTGTCACAGCCCGCACAAAAAATACGAGCTGTGTATAAGCCTGACATTAATGATTATTATAATGTTCCCGAGTTGCAGCTCATGATTCAATATTTTGAGCGTTTAGCTTGAGTCTGATATGCCGCTAAATAGAAGCTGACTTTTATCAGGACTCTCGCTCAGGGATTGCTGCGTCGCAAGCTTCGGCATCTCCGGTCCAGTTAGACGCCACTACACGGCCTTCCTGGTTATAACCCACCTGCACCCGACAGTGAACTTCTTTACGACCGCCAAACAGAGTAGTGCCAATGCTGCCAAAGAAGTTACCACCAAAGCCACCCACTCCGACCCGCATAGAGGGCTTATTTTTGATATCTCTGGTATTCCATTCCGCATAAGTTAAATCATTAACTTGTTGCTCACCTGTTGGTAGTCCCCAGGTTTGAATAATCGTTTCAATATTTGCGCCTTGCCAGGCAGTTAGCTTGCTATCAACTTCTGCAGGTTGAACGGTACTACAGGCGGATAAACTTAACATGGCAAATCCTGCCAATACGAGTGAAGTTTGCTTATTCATATACTGTCCTTAATGGTTCGCAGTGTTGGTTAATTTTTGCACGTCACTAACAGTGATACTAGTAATAGTCTGAACTTTTGCTGAATTCGTGATACTTATGTAAAATTTTTACCTTAAGTTAGAATCTATTCATGGACTTCTATAGAATGTATCGCAGTCATTAATAATTTTGAAATCAAGAGGTTAACATGCAATTACCCGTGGACACAGAGCAGCTGACCAGTTTTGCTCAAAGCAGTTGGCAAGTGATGCTAGATTATGCACCTAAAGTGATATCAGCGCTGGTAGTGCTGGTCATTGGTTTGATCATTATTCGTATGATCGTCAATGCTGTTCGTAAAGGCTTTCAAAAGAAAAACTTCGATGTGACGTTGCAACGTTTCCTGGTTAGCTTGATAAGTATTTTGCTCAAAGCTGCGCTGGTCATCACTGTTATTGGTATGCTTGGCATACAAATGACGACCTTTGTAGCCATGTTAGGTGCAGCCGGTTTAGCGATTGGTTTGGCTCTGTCAGGAACCTTGCAGAACTTCGCCGGTGGTGTAATCCTTTTGATTTTACGTCCATACAGAGTGGGCGACTTTGTTGAAATGCAGGGGCACTCAGGAACAGTCAAAGAGATTCAGATTTTTAACACCATTTTGACTACTCCGGATAATAAAACCATTATTATCCCTAATTCACCAATTTCTACAGGCTCTATGATTAACTACAGCACGCAGCCGAAACGCCGTGTTGATTTCACCATTGGCATTGGCTATGACGATGATATTGATACTGCGCGTAATGTGATTCTTGCTGTTATTGATAAAGACGACCGCATTCATAAAGATCCCGAGCCATTTATAGCGGTATCTGCTCTAGCTGATAGCTCAGTTAATTTTGTATTAAGAGTTTGGGCTGATAGTGGCGATTACTGGGGCGTATATTTTGAAAACTTGGAAGCTATCAAAAAGGCGTTAGATGCCAATAACATCAGTATTCCCTATCCTCAGCGAGATGTGCACTTACATACTGTTGAAAAATAGACCATTTTTTGAATATCAAAGGCGTCTTAGGACGCCTTTTTTAATGCGATGAAGGTAATCTCATGGAAAAGAGGGTGCCAATAACGGCTAGAAACTGTACAATTAGCGCCCAATTTTTATCGGGTAGAGTTGTCTTTCTCTGCCGAAGTTTGTGATACGAGTCAGGTGGTTATGCAAGTACATTTAAGCGCGTTAGGGTGTCGATTGAATGAAGCGGAGCTTCAAAACTGGGCGAATTCTTTCCAGCGTTTGGGCTTGTCTTTGACCTCTGAGGTAGATGCTGCGGATTTGATTGTATTGAATACTTGCGCAGTAACTGCTGAGGCTGCCCGTAAATCTCGCCAAACAGTACGCCGTTTCCACCGCGCCAATCCACAAGCTCGTAAGGTTGTCACAGGTTGTTATGCTTCATTAGAACCTGAAGAAGTTGCTCAGATTATGGGTGTTGATCTGGTGGTTGTGAATGAAGACAAAGATGCCTTGGTAGAACAAGCTAAGCAACTTCTTGATATTCCTGCGATGCCAGAGTTTGCTACTGAGCCAGGCGAAAGTGCCTTATTTGCGCGTAATCGCGAGCGCGCCTTTATTAAAATTCAAGACGGCTGTCGCTATCGTTGCACCTACTGCATCGTGACAGTAGCGCGCGGTGAAGAGCGTAGTCGAACCATTCAAGATTTAGTAGATGAAGTGAATCAGTTGCACGCTGAAGGAGTGCAGGAAATTGTCCTAGCAGGTGTACACGTTGGTGGTTATGGCTCTGATATAGACTCAAGTTTATATGAATTAGTGGAAACCATATTGCGTGACACCGATATGCCACGCATTCGCTTTGCTTCGGTTGAGCCATGGGATTTAGGGGAGAACTTTTTTGAGTTGTTCGCTAACCCTCGATTAATGCCACACATGCACCTTCCCATTCAAAGTGGAGCCGACACCGTCTTAAGACGTATGTCTCGCCGTTGCAAAACCTCCTCTTTTAGCGAGCTTGTGAACCAAGCAAAAACGCAGGTTGCAGGATTTAACGTGACTACCGATGTGATTGTCGGCTTCCCCGGCGAAACTGACGAAGAGTTTGAGTTAACCATGCAGTATATCGAAGAGGTAGGCTTCGGGCATATTCACATTTTTACCTATTCCGACCGTGAAGGGACCAAAGCTGCCCGACTACCGGGAAAAATCACTAAGGAGATCAAGAAAGAACGTAGCCATCGACTGCATGAATTAGCGGCTAGACTAAAAGTTGCAGAGTTAGAGCGTCAGGTGGGTTTAATCGTTCCAGTGCTTTGGGAGAGCTCTAATCAATACACCGAAGAGGGCAATCAACGCTACTTTGGCTATACGCCTAACTATCATAAAATTGCCACAGAAATTCCTCCAGGTTTGAGTCCTGAAAGAACCATTCTTAATACAAAAATAGAAAGTGTTGATGCTGAACATGGCTATTTGAATGGGCTAATTATTGATGAGATTCCTCGGCAGGAGTCGCCGGTTATTCAAGTTAGAACGATCGGGTAGATTGTGTGGTTAATGGCATGAAAAAAGGGCTGGTTTCAGCCCTTTTTTTGTATCTGTTATGCTTAATTATCTGCTGTTTCGGGTTCTTCGGGGTTCAAAAAACGCTCTGCTTCTTTATTGATGATTTCTAGTTCGGCCAGTAGTTCCCCGTGTAACTCTTCCAGTTTGTTGTATTGCTGTTTCTTCAGTCGGGTTTCATAAACATTGCTGAGGTGTTTGAGTTTTGGGGTTCCAACATAACAGCTTGCTCCGTGTAGTTTATGAACATGTTGCAAGAGTTGATCAAAGTCTTGGGATTGGTAAGCAGCATGGATATTGCGACCAGTTTCAAAGTTTGAATCTACCAACATTTTTAGCATATCGATTGCCAGCTGCTCATTGTTGTTGGCCAATTTTAAACTTAAACTCCAATCCAATGTTTGGTCCTGTTCTGCTTCGTCTAGCTTCCTTTCTTCCGGCTCGGTTGGAGTGAGGTCGGAAGCAGCTTGAGTCCATTTGAGCAACAAGTTAATTAAAGCCTGCTCGGAAACGGGTTTGGTCATGTAGTCATCCATTCCAGCTTCAAGTAGTTGCTCGCGTTCGCTGGCCATTGCATGTGCAGTTAAAGCTATGATTGGAGTATTCAGGTTTGTGCGATTGGCTCGGATTGTGCGGGTGGCTTCAAGTCCGTCCATTTCCGGCATCTGAATATCCATTAAGATAGCGTCGTAAACTTTGTTTTTACTGAGTGATACTGCCTGCATACCACTTTCAGCAGCATCAACTTTAATATTTAGATCCTGGAGCAGAGTAGTCACCAGGCGCAAATTCGCAGGGTTATCATCAACTGCTAATACATAAATATTTTTCAGTAAGCTGGCATCGCCAATTACAGTTGGAGCAGGCTCTTTACCAGAAGCAGCAAGTGGTGTTTTCAGTAGTTCAATCAATGAATTATACAATGCGCGATGGGTGACCGGTTTGGTCATGGCACGACTGACGCCAATCGAGTGCAGGTGTTCAAGGAAGTCAGCGTTTCCAGCCGTGCTAAAGGTAATGACCGGGCAAAGTAGCTGAGTTTGAGCCTTATTACAGATGTACTCAAGTTGTTGTTGGCGACGGCGGAAGCGCTGACCACCAATGACTATAAGCTCAATACTTTTGCCACTTTGGCTGTATAGATCAATTTCTGTCATCAGGTCATCAATCTTATCGAAAGAGCGCACCAACATGCTCCAGTCTTCAAGAATTTGAGTGATCGACAATCGGGTCGAAGGATGAGGGTCGAATACCAGCACTGATTTGTTGGCCAGGAATTCACCTGTCAGGCCATCTTCTGGAAGTGAGTCTGTACGCTCACATTGCAAAGTAAACCAGAAAGTTGAGCCATCGCCAGCAGTGCTGTTTACACCAATGTTACCACCCATCTTTTCAACCAGTGATTTAGAGATCACCAATCCCAGACCAGTGCCACCAAACTCGCGCTTAGTTGAACTGTCGGCCTGACTGAATGCTTTAAACAGGTTGCGCTGTTGTTCTTGAGTTAAGCCAATGCCAGAATCTTTAACCTGAACTTTAAGTTTAAGCCCTTTTTGATTTTCTGACTCAACTTCGGCATACAGCTCAACACTTCCGGATTTAGTAAACTTAATGGCGTTATTAACGAGATTGGTAATGATCTGTTTGATTCGAATTGGGTCGCCCAGCAAAGCTTTGGGAACATCGGAGTAAATAAGCGAAACTAGCTCAATGCCTTTCTTATTGGCGTTGGGTCCTAACATCCTGAATATGTCATCAACACACTCACGAAGGTCAAAGGGGTAACGTTCAAAGGACATTTTAC includes these proteins:
- the mtaB gene encoding tRNA (N(6)-L-threonylcarbamoyladenosine(37)-C(2))-methylthiotransferase MtaB yields the protein MQVHLSALGCRLNEAELQNWANSFQRLGLSLTSEVDAADLIVLNTCAVTAEAARKSRQTVRRFHRANPQARKVVTGCYASLEPEEVAQIMGVDLVVVNEDKDALVEQAKQLLDIPAMPEFATEPGESALFARNRERAFIKIQDGCRYRCTYCIVTVARGEERSRTIQDLVDEVNQLHAEGVQEIVLAGVHVGGYGSDIDSSLYELVETILRDTDMPRIRFASVEPWDLGENFFELFANPRLMPHMHLPIQSGADTVLRRMSRRCKTSSFSELVNQAKTQVAGFNVTTDVIVGFPGETDEEFELTMQYIEEVGFGHIHIFTYSDREGTKAARLPGKITKEIKKERSHRLHELAARLKVAELERQVGLIVPVLWESSNQYTEEGNQRYFGYTPNYHKIATEIPPGLSPERTILNTKIESVDAEHGYLNGLIIDEIPRQESPVIQVRTIG
- the barA gene encoding two-component sensor histidine kinase BarA; the protein is MKEWGISKRIMTLALTPTILVALLLGTLFISNHINDSKYSLSARGKTIATHLALASEYGLITLDEKNLAEMAQAARDNDKDLMAVAIYDQNNRVLASVGSAEMLSEMSFDNPYSLARSGSSNNLMRFARTSDSEHGKLFYAPIISKFPENYESWQNYSQANAQLLGYVAVMMTNEFSAISRYNTILTTLFITIIGLLIGGFLARRMSMSVTTPIEKMVEGINRIKDGHLDTRLESEASAELLTLQEGINLMAENMEHNQEEMQLAVDQATEDLRETLETLEVNNLELDIARRQALEASRIKTEFLANMSHEIRTPMNGVIGFTELLLKTELNNKQKDFLFDIKRSATSLLSIIDDILDYSKIEAGKMSFERYPFDLRECVDDIFRMLGPNANKKGIELVSLIYSDVPKALLGDPIRIKQIITNLVNNAIKFTKSGSVELYAEVESENQKGLKLKVQVKDSGIGLTQEQQRNLFKAFSQADSSTKREFGGTGLGLVISKSLVEKMGGNIGVNSTAGDGSTFWFTLQCERTDSLPEDGLTGEFLANKSVLVFDPHPSTRLSITQILEDWSMLVRSFDKIDDLMTEIDLYSQSGKSIELIVIGGQRFRRRQQQLEYICNKAQTQLLCPVITFSTAGNADFLEHLHSIGVSRAMTKPVTHRALYNSLIELLKTPLAASGKEPAPTVIGDASLLKNIYVLAVDDNPANLRLVTTLLQDLNIKVDAAESGMQAVSLSKNKVYDAILMDIQMPEMDGLEATRTIRANRTNLNTPIIALTAHAMASEREQLLEAGMDDYMTKPVSEQALINLLLKWTQAASDLTPTEPEERKLDEAEQDQTLDWSLSLKLANNNEQLAIDMLKMLVDSNFETGRNIHAAYQSQDFDQLLQHVHKLHGASCYVGTPKLKHLSNVYETRLKKQQYNKLEELHGELLAELEIINKEAERFLNPEEPETADN